Below is a genomic region from Mycolicibacter hiberniae.
TACCGAGCACCTCCATGGCATCGATCTCTTCGCGGATGGTGCGCGATCCCAGATCAGCGCACATCGCCGTTGCCCCGGCACCGGCCACGATCAACACGGTGACCATCGGTCCGACCTGGGTGACCGCGCCGAACGCCGCCCCCGCCCCGGACAGGTCCGCGGCCCCCAGCTCGCGCAACAGGATGTTCAGCGTGAAGCTGACCAGGACGGTGAACGGGATGGCGACAAGAACGGTGGGCATCAGTGAAACCCGGGCCACAAACCAGGACTGTTCCAGAAGTTCTCGGCCTTGGAAGGGACGCCGGAACAGGAACTTCACCGCATCGGCCGACATGGCCAGCAGGCCGCCGACTGCCTGCATGGTCCCGGCTCCGCCGGTACCGAGCACCCGCAATCCGGACGACCAGCG
It encodes:
- a CDS encoding MlaE family ABC transporter permease; translated protein: MVNGAQDRWSSGLRVLGTGGAGTMQAVGGLLAMSADAVKFLFRRPFQGRELLEQSWFVARVSLMPTVLVAIPFTVLVSFTLNILLRELGAADLSGAGAAFGAVTQVGPMVTVLIVAGAGATAMCADLGSRTIREEIDAMEVLGINPVQRLVAPRMLAAGIVALLLNSLVVIIGILGGYTFSVFIQGVNPGAFAAGITLLTGVPEVLISCVKAALFGLIAGVVACYRGLTISGGGAKAVGNAVNETVVYAFMALFVVNVVVTAIGIQMTSD